The Schistocerca piceifrons isolate TAMUIC-IGC-003096 chromosome 5, iqSchPice1.1, whole genome shotgun sequence DNA segment GTTTGACGTTGTCCAATCACATTATAGTACTTATAGCAGAGCTCATATTCAGAAACGACAGActcatttttaaatatttgaggTAGGAAATGAAATCCATATGAGAGATCACACAGTCGTGATGTAAGTTGGGTTGGAAACAAGTAATTATCAACAGCATTCAGACACCACCATCTTTTTGCAAATTTCTCATAAACATCAATGAGCAAGTTACACGTTTTCCGGTTTTAGCCAAAAGTATATGTAATACACATCGAAGCAGTCCTCTTGAGCAGTAAATCCATATCTTCAAGTGGAACCAATGTGTACCATTCTGGAGTAATGAATTGCTGTAGAATTGTTAACACACCTCTGCAAAGGTGATTTCGTGACTATACCCGAGTCCTGCATTCACAATTATCATAACCCTGCTGCAGCAGCAGCGATTTCCATCCACAAGTAGTTGTATCCGCAGTCGCAACATCTGTAATACGTTCACTGCCTTCACACAAGTTAGCTGTGACAGCGAATGTCCTACAGTGTGAAGTCTCAGTGTCAAAACACATGAGGACGTTATTCATTGCTACTGTGGCGATTACCTGACCACTGCACTCATTGCACCTTTAGCCTTTGTATGATTCAAATGTTGCAATAGTGCTAGCGAAAAAACATCAGCATTTTAATCGCCCAGTCACGTGAGTGAATTACCTTCAGCAAATCATGTCGTACTATTTAGCTACTCTCACTACACCAAGGAAGCAGCTATGTAAGTATTAGTGCTGATAAGAAATGGACGTAATCAGAAAACAGATATATTTACACCTCTTCTTCTCCCTTGCAGTTGTAGTGAAAAataagtttggttggttggttgtgtggggggaagagaccagactgcgaggtcatcggtctcatcggattacagaaggacggggaaggaagtcggccgtgccatttcaaaggaaccatcccggcatttgcctggagcgatttagggaaatcacggaaagcctaaatcaggatggccggacgcgggattgaaccgtcgtcctcccgaatgcgagtccagtgtgctaaccactgcgccacctcgctcggtgaaaaatAAGTACCTGACGCACAAAAAATACTTCTACTCAACATTATGGACGATCTAAACATCAGGAGATGTAAGATTGTCAGTAATGGGATGTCTTCAGGCTGTGAGTTCTTTCTAGTAGTGGTATTCGGAAACCTTAAACATAGTGATGCCAAAGTAATACTTTTCAGAGATGAGTGGAACTGTCTGTGTGATAACTCAGAGCAGGTTGCTCAGTGTTCTGTGGAAGTGCACAGTCGCCATCAGTAGAGTTGGAAACCATATAGTTACAGCAAAATACTTCCGAACAATAAATATCTATAATGAGTGCGAGTGTACATACATGCAGGGATCTATCTTCAAAAATTTAATGTATCCTAGTCATGGGATCCAGCAGGCGCTAGGCCATAGACTTAACTGGCAACCTAGTGCCCGCAGATCCTCAGAGAAATTATGGATCAATTTACTGGAGCTAGCACAGTAAGCACACTACTCCCATTGGAGCTCAGCTGTACGACACTTGGTGCTTATCAGTGGATGGAACCGTATATAGcacaactgtgccagatacttgcATGGAGCTATATTCGTGTTTAAGTACATCAAAATACCTAGCAAAACGTAAGggtttataaaaaatttaaaaaatcagcaaGTAAGTCTCATGTGCGTTAttattatgtatatataaaaaCGCTAGTACACTATATAAATACATAGCCGTCACCATGGCTGAGTGGACGAAACACCACCATTATGAGGAGCTTGTAGTAACAGACTGGTCCTACAGTGATGCTGGAAACCTGAGgaagaatatgaagaaaaatggaTTGTTACTTCCCAATGATATCCATGCTTTAATTGTGGGATATTCAGGATGTGGAAAGACTAATCTTGTTATGTCACTGTTAACATATCCTGTGGGGATTCGATTCGAATGTgtatatatattttcaaaaacattatttcagCCAAAATACCAGCTATTACAGGAAATTTTACATGGTATTGATGAAGTTACATACCAGACATTCAGCGAAACCAGTAATATCCTACCACCAGAAAAGGTAACACCAAACACCATATTTTTATTTGATGATGCCAGTGTGGAGAATCAGGACAAGATACATAGATATTTCTGCTTTGGCTAACATGTCAAAGTGGATGTTGTTTATTTGAGCCAGATGGATTTCTGGATTCAAAAGCAGTTAGTTTGTAATAATACTAACTTCATCATCActttcaaatagtgcaatacggaTTTAAGGCTTTATTGCCAATTGCATGTACGTGTTGTTCAATGTATTTATAAACATTTGTGCAAAAttctggaactacactcctggaaatggaaaaaagaacacattgacaccggtgtgtcagacccaccatacttgctctggacactgcgagagggctgtacaagcaatgatcacacgcacggcacagcggacacaccaggaaccgcggtgttggccgtcgaatggcgctagctgcgcagcatttgtgcaccgccgccgtcagtgtcagccagtttgccgtggcatacggagctccatcgcagtctttaacactggtagcatgccgcgacagcgtggacgtgaaccgtatgtgcagttgacggactttgagcgagggcgtatagtgggcatgcgggagggcgggtggacgtaccgccgaattgctcaacacgtggggcgtgaggtctccacagtacatcgatgttgtcgccagtggtcggcggaaggtgcacgtgcccgtcgacctgggaccggaccgcagcgacgcacggatgcacgccaagaccgtaggatcctacgcagtgccgtaggggaccgcaccgccacttcccagaaaattagggacactgttgctcctggggtatcggcgaggaccattcgcaaccgtctccatgaagctgggctacggtcccgcacaccgttaggccgtcttccgctcacgccccaacatcgtgcagcccgcctccagtggtgtcgcgacaggcgtgaatggagggacgaatggagacgtgtcgtcttcagcgatgagagtcgcttctgccttggtgccaatgatggtcgtatgcgtgtttggcgccgtgcaggtgagcgccacaatcaggactgcatacgaccgaggcacacagggccaacacccggcatcatggtgtggggagcgatctcctacactggccgtacaccactggtgatcgtcgaggggacactgaatagtgcacggtacatccaaaccgtcatcgaacccatcgttctaccattcctagactggcaagggaactttctgttccaacaggacaatgcacgtccgcatgtatcccgtgccacccaacgtgctctagaaggtgtaagtcaactaccctggccagcaagatctccggatctgtcacccattgagcatgtttgggactggatgaagcgtcgtctcacgcggtctgcacgtccagcacgaacgctggtccaactgaggcgccaggtggaaatggcatggcaagccgttccactggactacatccagcatctctacgatcgtctccatgggagaatagaagcctgcattgctgcgaaaggtggatatacactgtactagtgccgacattgtgcatgctctgttgcctgtgtctatgtgcctgtggttctggcagtgtgatcatgtgatgtatctgaccccaggaatgtgtcaataaagtttccccttcctgggacaatgaattcacggtgttcttatttcaatttccaggagtgtatatgcagtatGGGTTTCCAAATGCTGACAAACCTAGAAAATCAAATGATGGGTGGTATAGGAAAAACTTCTTGTTATTAAAAACTAGTGTTAGTATACAATATGCAAGGGCTGTGTTCAGACATATGTTGAGCTTTCAGGACAATAAGagggttatacatacaaaaaaaaaattcattcgtTTATGAACGCGAAAAATCAAGCTATGAACGAAACTTTTAATCATCATACTATGGAAATGCAGTCGTTGAACAATGTTACGCAAATGATAACTGTAAAGGAACATTAGAAGCTATCAACGAAACTCTTACTTGCTGATTATGGAAATGCAGGCTTTGGGTAATGAAATACAGGTGGTAACTGTTAATTTCCATGAAATAGAAGAAACAGTGGTAGATCTAAAATAAATCCTCCAGTAAATATTAAGAAGAAAAATGGTCTTGAAGAAAGTACTAGAACGAATCTGCAGTTAATTAATGTGGTAAATATAAAGGTCAACAAGATTGAAAAATCACACCTGATTTACTGAATATAATATTTCTAAGAGCAAGAAAACATGAGAACTATTTACTGAAAGATGTACCAAAGTACAGTGATATATTACATTTGACAGGTGTTCTAAGAAGCTCAATGGAGAACTGGCAAGCTCAACCGGTGGGAAATACAGGAACATTATTAAATTAGTATTAGACGTTGGTCATAGTATCAGTGAGGGGATTGGCAGCCAGCAGAAGAGAATGACCAGTCTACCTCTTAAGTATGTATGCCACGATTAGCTGAATGTAATAATAGATTGGGTACAATTGCTTACAGCATCAGCCAACATGGGAAATACAGCTCACTCGAATTAAattatatcaataatttcagaactATGGGAAAGGGGTAAAAATGATAAGACATTTGATCATGAATTACATATGCCAGCACAGAAAAGATTCCCTTGTAGACATATTACAATAAAAGGTTTGGATGATTTATGGCAGGCAGATCTTGTCATTGTGTGACAGTGCACATGGGTGAATAGAGATTTTAAATATGTATTAATGGTTAAAGATATCTATTCCCAATTCACATGGGGTCTGTCTGATAAAGGAAAGACAAGTGATGAGATTACATAGGCATCTGAACAGCTGCTGCAGACAGGAATGAACCAATACTCACATAACCTGAAAACTGACAACAGTGCTGAATTCTACAATAAGTATTTCAAGACTGTAATgggtttgacagatgtgaaaattaccgtactatcagtttaataagtcacagctgcaaaatactaacgtgaattctttacagacgaatggaaaaactggtagaagccgacctcggggaagataagtttggattccgtagaaatgttggaacacgagaggcaatactgatcttatgacttatcttagaagaaagattaaggaaaggcaaacctacgtttctagcatttgaagacttagagaaaggttttgacaatgttgattggaatactctctttcaaattctgaaggcggcaggggtaaaatacagggagcgaaaggctatttacaatttatacagagagcagatggcagtcatacgagtcgaggagtatgaaagggaaccagtggttgggaagggagtgagacagggttgtagcctatccccgatgttattcaatctgtatattgagcaagcaataaaggaaacaaaagaaaagttcggcgtaggtattaaaatccatggagaagaaataaaaactttgaggttcgtggatgatattgtaattctgtcagagacagtataggacttggaacagcagttgaacggaatggacagtgtcttgaaaggagggtataagatgaacatcaacaaaagcaaaacgaggataatggatgcttcaaatggctctgagcactatgggacttaacatctatggtcatcagtcccctagaacttagaactacttaatcctaaccaacctaaggacatcacacaacacccagccatcatgaggcagagaaaatccctgaccccgccgggaatcgaacctgggaatccgggcgtgggaagcgagaacgctaccgcacgaccacgagatgcgggcgaggataatggaatgtagtcgaattaagtcgggtgatgctgagggaattagatcagcaaatgagacacttaactctttggagcacggtggtatacatagtataccaccttttgaaaattttcttggctctttgcacagtggtttaactgcacgaccaccactctaatatgctcacctagttctctacttatcagacagatggcactcactgcctataaggaatcagttcccgccaagaattgcatagattacaactgtgaaagctgcgtgctgagttgtgcatggtttttgcgtgtgaatagtggtttataacgaatttcttgttgcgcctgtgttttttccatatcttggacgtcacagctacggtatgaacccatgtatacattcatatgcacaatcttccgttatttatatacaatttattttggtggtatattatttgtaccaccgtgcatgtagcagtattctattgcatttcgtttcctagtataaaattcgaaatcctccgctacaaagtttagtttttaattgtgttgtgacttattttagctctttctccattttgttttgcttacgtattctttacttggattcaggctgttgtttgaaaatgaaaatgtcaagaagaggcttacgagatgaagaaatcgaacgattattgtgtgaaattccatcagacgaggattccactgttgacaccacagatgacgaatctgattatgaagcaagcattgttgcggaggctattgtgtcgtctgaaggcgaagtttcagagagcgaggaagaaagtgagtccactccgccaaaacgcgctgctgacacagcgccaacttggggacaacaattcaatgctacctcaggaatgcagttcgacagtgaatcaggaccaagtgcttttattagggacattgatgatccagaacctatcgatatattcgaaaaaatatttccaaaagagctagttgagctaatcgttttccaaacaaatttatatgcgacgcaatctggcaagtctttcactccaacaactgacaatgaaatacgaactttcctgggaatcaacattttgatgggtataaagcgtatgccagcatacagagactactggtctagtgccccagaacttcatgatcgttatattgcatctctgatggcagtaaatcggtttggatggttactgaggaacattcatctgaatgataacacattgcatccagaaaaaggacacccaggttatgacaaactgtacaagctgcgaccagtgatcaagatactatctgaatctttttccaagtgttaccaacccagcaaacacctagcaattgatgagtcaatgatcaaattcaaaggccgcaacagtatgaaacaatacatgagagataaacccataaagcgtggttacaaagtgtggatgctgtgtgacaagacctcttacaacttgaaatttgatatttacaccggaaaagtaggtgacacagtgcaaacaggccttggggagcatgtagtgctgagtttgtcctctgaactcgtaaataaaggccattatctttatttcgacaactatttcaatagctataacttgttggctggtttacagcagagaaacatatatgcctgtgggacagttcaaccaacaaggaaacatttacccaaattaaaaacagacaaagaattaagcagaggtgaatttgactggagggtcagcaactgtggcatcctctacttgaagtggaaagataagagagctgttcatctcctttcaaattttcacagtcctgaagttactacagtgactcgccgtgaaagagatggttcacgcatagagctaccttgtcctcaagcagtgatggattacaatgcacacatgaacaatgtcgacaagttcgaccaactgaaaaaatcatatgaaataagccggagaagtaaaaagtggtggcaccgaatattctttcacctgcttgatgtcagtatcgtcaacagctatataatttggaaggaactaggcgatagagaaaaaatgactgccaaagtcttcaggatgagtatcctgcaaagcttagtaacccagaaaacaccattgaggccatctagacttcatgagagtcaagtccacgtaaagaaaaacaagccatatgtttcctcacgccagcgtctcgacaattcatcccaccagccagagcgtactaccgccagacgttgtgcgaaatgcagtacaaaaaagaagcaagtgcgcactttctggatgtgcgctgaatgcaaagtgcctttgtgccttagcaaaacaaaaaggtgctttcaagattttcacaaaaaggaataagaaacatattttatttgtaaggtttgtaatttgattttgtattgtaaatgaccaattgc contains these protein-coding regions:
- the LOC124798916 gene encoding piggyBac transposable element-derived protein 4-like yields the protein MSRRGLRDEEIERLLCEIPSDEDSTVDTTDDESDYEASIVAEAIVSSEGEVSESEEESESTPPKRAADTAPTWGQQFNATSGMQFDSESGPSAFIRDIDDPEPIDIFEKIFPKELVELIVFQTNLYATQSGKSFTPTTDNEIRTFLGINILMGIKRMPAYRDYWSSAPELHDRYIASLMAVNRFGWLLRNIHLNDNTLHPEKGHPGYDKLYKLRPVIKILSESFSKCYQPSKHLAIDESMIKFKGRNSMKQYMRDKPIKRGYKVWMLCDKTSYNLKFDIYTGKYNPSLLICELTSVDDEKKCSCTNHDDEESSKHPPTDDDNTLLSPFTGTIVSFVINDMAEDENANG